From Vicugna pacos chromosome 6, VicPac4, whole genome shotgun sequence, a single genomic window includes:
- the LOC140697096 gene encoding olfactory receptor 4F3/4F16/4F29-like isoform X1 — MPTKPIYGANHTVVSEFVFLGLTDSWEIQLLLFVFSSMFYVASMMGNSLIILTVTSDPHLHSPMYFLLANLSFIDLGVSSVTSPKMIYDLFRKHKVISFSGCMTQIFFIHVIGGVEMVLLIAMAFDRYVAICKPLHYLTIMSPRMCISFLVAAWMIGLVHSMVQLAFVVNLPFCGPNVLDSFYCDLPRFIKLACIDTYQLEFMVTANSGFISVGSFFILIVSYIVIILTVQKHSSSGSSKALSTLSAHITVVVLFFGPLIFVYTWPSPSTHLDKFLPIFDAVLTPFLNPVIYTFRNQDIKVAMRRVCRQLMRYRKIS; from the coding sequence ATGCCTACAAAGCCAATATATGGAGCAAATCACACTGTGGTGTCAGAGTTTGTGTTCCTAGGACTCACTGATTCCTGGGAAATACAACTTCTCCTCTTTGTGTTCTCCTCCATGTTTTATGTGGCAAGCATGATGGGAAACTCCCTCATTATTCTCACTGTGACTTCTGACCCTCACTTACACTCCCCCATGTACTTTCTGTTGGCCAACCTCTCCTTCATTGACCTGGGAGTTTCCTCCGTCACTTCTCCCAAGATGATTTATGACCTTTTCAGAAAGCATAAAGTCATCTCCTTCAGTGGCTGCATGACTCAAATCTTCTTCATCCACGTCATTGGTGGTGTGGAGATGGTGCTGCTGATCGCCATGGCCTTTGACAGATATGTTGCCATATGCAAGCCTCTCCATTATCTGACCATTATGAGCCCAAGAATGTGCATTTCCTTTTTAGTGGCTGCCTGGATGATTGGCCTTGTCCATTCCATGGTTCAACTGGCTTTTGTGGTAAACTTACCCTTCTGTGGTCCTAATGTGTTGGACAGCTTTTACTGTGACCTTCCTCGGTTCATCAAACTTGCCTGCATAGACACCTACCAACTAGAGTTCATGGTCACAGCCAACAGTGGATTCATCTCTGTTGGCTCCTTCTTCATTCTGATCGTTTCCTACATCGTCATCATTCTCACTGTTCAGAAGCACTCTTCATCAGGTTCATCCAAGGCTCTGTCCACACTTTCAGCTCACATCACAGTGGTGGTCTTGTTCTTTGGTCCTTTGATATTTGTCTATACATGGCCATCTCCCTCTACACACTTGGATAAGTTTCTGCCTATCTTTGATGCAGTTCTCACTCCTTTCCTGAATCCTGTTATTTATACATTTAGGAACCAAGACATTAAGGTGGCAATGAGGAGAGTATGCAGACAGCTAATGAGATATAGAAAGATCTCTTAA
- the LOC140697096 gene encoding olfactory receptor 4F3/4F16/4F29-like isoform X2 encodes MDISNHTVVSEFVFLGLTDSWEIQLLLFVFSSMFYVASMMGNSLIILTVTSDPHLHSPMYFLLANLSFIDLGVSSVTSPKMIYDLFRKHKVISFSGCMTQIFFIHVIGGVEMVLLIAMAFDRYVAICKPLHYLTIMSPRMCISFLVAAWMIGLVHSMVQLAFVVNLPFCGPNVLDSFYCDLPRFIKLACIDTYQLEFMVTANSGFISVGSFFILIVSYIVIILTVQKHSSSGSSKALSTLSAHITVVVLFFGPLIFVYTWPSPSTHLDKFLPIFDAVLTPFLNPVIYTFRNQDIKVAMRRVCRQLMRYRKIS; translated from the coding sequence CAAATCACACTGTGGTGTCAGAGTTTGTGTTCCTAGGACTCACTGATTCCTGGGAAATACAACTTCTCCTCTTTGTGTTCTCCTCCATGTTTTATGTGGCAAGCATGATGGGAAACTCCCTCATTATTCTCACTGTGACTTCTGACCCTCACTTACACTCCCCCATGTACTTTCTGTTGGCCAACCTCTCCTTCATTGACCTGGGAGTTTCCTCCGTCACTTCTCCCAAGATGATTTATGACCTTTTCAGAAAGCATAAAGTCATCTCCTTCAGTGGCTGCATGACTCAAATCTTCTTCATCCACGTCATTGGTGGTGTGGAGATGGTGCTGCTGATCGCCATGGCCTTTGACAGATATGTTGCCATATGCAAGCCTCTCCATTATCTGACCATTATGAGCCCAAGAATGTGCATTTCCTTTTTAGTGGCTGCCTGGATGATTGGCCTTGTCCATTCCATGGTTCAACTGGCTTTTGTGGTAAACTTACCCTTCTGTGGTCCTAATGTGTTGGACAGCTTTTACTGTGACCTTCCTCGGTTCATCAAACTTGCCTGCATAGACACCTACCAACTAGAGTTCATGGTCACAGCCAACAGTGGATTCATCTCTGTTGGCTCCTTCTTCATTCTGATCGTTTCCTACATCGTCATCATTCTCACTGTTCAGAAGCACTCTTCATCAGGTTCATCCAAGGCTCTGTCCACACTTTCAGCTCACATCACAGTGGTGGTCTTGTTCTTTGGTCCTTTGATATTTGTCTATACATGGCCATCTCCCTCTACACACTTGGATAAGTTTCTGCCTATCTTTGATGCAGTTCTCACTCCTTTCCTGAATCCTGTTATTTATACATTTAGGAACCAAGACATTAAGGTGGCAATGAGGAGAGTATGCAGACAGCTAATGAGATATAGAAAGATCTCTTAA